In Simplicispira sp. 125, one DNA window encodes the following:
- a CDS encoding DNA cytosine methyltransferase, with translation MSRRSEIPVIDLFAGPGGLCEGFSSIFDETGARRFAVKVSVEMDPIAHRTLLLRSIFRKFPKGKVPSCYYDYISGKITRDAFLAHPDIKDAAEQAATEARCAELGATPSEEVDGWIRAALGNQTDWVLIGGPPCQAYSLAGRSRLRSKDPKKFEADAKHFLYTEYLRIIQKFAPAVFVMENVKGMLNSTNSGKRIFERILADLKSPREDLSYEVRSLVVHKEEGELDPTDYVIEADDHGIPQSRHRVILFGVRSDVAAATTALAKNPESFLLTKLKKKVGVSAALAGLPALRSRLSKEPDSQKAWIKAVRESPASLVGWRLPVRSEIEAAMEKFIKRAEKQTTFGSTFIPMDVAPGEAMPKDLREWYLDPKVGGVLQHETRSHMRTDLHRYMFAACFAATQKYAPNLHNFPPKLLPDHGNVDDETIPFKDRFRVQMGKHPSSTVVAHIKKDGHYYIHPDPAQCRSLTVREAARLQTFPDNYFFEGNRTEQYGQIGNAVPPLLAKQIAEIIYKFMTSPRK, from the coding sequence ATGTCGCGGCGCAGTGAGATTCCGGTGATCGACCTGTTCGCTGGGCCTGGAGGGCTATGCGAAGGCTTTTCGTCCATCTTTGACGAGACCGGGGCGCGGCGCTTCGCCGTCAAGGTCTCGGTCGAGATGGACCCCATCGCCCACCGGACGCTGCTGCTGCGGTCGATCTTTCGCAAGTTTCCCAAAGGCAAGGTCCCGAGCTGCTATTACGATTACATCAGCGGGAAGATCACCCGCGATGCGTTCCTGGCCCATCCCGACATCAAGGACGCGGCCGAGCAGGCAGCCACGGAGGCGCGCTGTGCGGAGCTTGGCGCCACTCCATCCGAGGAGGTAGATGGCTGGATTCGGGCAGCCCTGGGCAACCAAACCGACTGGGTACTCATCGGTGGTCCGCCGTGCCAAGCCTATTCACTGGCAGGACGCTCGCGCCTGCGCAGCAAGGATCCGAAAAAGTTCGAGGCCGACGCCAAGCACTTCCTCTACACTGAATATCTGCGGATCATCCAGAAATTTGCCCCGGCTGTCTTCGTGATGGAGAACGTCAAAGGGATGCTCAACTCCACCAACTCTGGCAAGCGCATCTTTGAGCGAATTCTTGCTGACCTTAAATCTCCGCGAGAGGATCTGAGTTACGAGGTCAGGTCGCTTGTGGTCCACAAAGAGGAGGGCGAGCTCGACCCCACCGACTATGTGATCGAGGCCGACGACCACGGCATTCCGCAGAGCCGCCACCGAGTGATCCTGTTCGGTGTTCGCTCGGATGTCGCTGCGGCGACCACTGCGCTCGCCAAGAACCCGGAGAGCTTCCTGCTCACGAAGTTGAAGAAGAAGGTGGGCGTGAGCGCCGCGCTGGCTGGCTTGCCGGCGCTGCGCAGCCGCTTGTCCAAAGAGCCTGACTCGCAGAAGGCTTGGATCAAGGCGGTGCGCGAGTCGCCGGCTTCACTCGTGGGTTGGCGCCTTCCAGTGCGCAGTGAGATCGAGGCCGCGATGGAGAAATTCATCAAGCGCGCTGAGAAGCAAACGACCTTTGGCTCGACCTTCATCCCCATGGACGTCGCCCCAGGGGAAGCCATGCCGAAAGACCTTCGCGAGTGGTATTTGGACCCGAAGGTGGGAGGCGTGCTGCAACATGAGACGCGCAGTCACATGCGGACGGACCTGCACCGCTACATGTTCGCGGCCTGCTTCGCGGCCACGCAGAAATACGCGCCTAACCTCCACAACTTCCCGCCCAAGCTGTTGCCGGACCATGGGAACGTGGACGATGAGACGATCCCATTCAAGGATCGGTTCCGCGTGCAGATGGGCAAGCACCCATCGTCCACGGTTGTGGCCCACATCAAGAAGGACGGGCACTACTACATCCACCCGGACCCCGCGCAGTGCCGCAGCCTGACGGTGCGCGAGGCCGCCCGCTTGCAGACCTTCCCCGACAACTACTTCTTCGAGGGGAACCGCACCGAGCAATACGGGCAGATCGGCAACGCGGTCCCGCCACTGCTGGCCAAGCAGATCGCCGAAATTATCTACAAGTTCATGACGTCGCCTCGCAAGTGA
- a CDS encoding DUF2274 domain-containing protein has protein sequence MNGARKLRIGPLPKAESTKITFSCQTSLKAELDRYAALHAQTYGGAIDAVTLIPHMLEAFMAGDRAFGRRRTPQSTSLTKSPDA, from the coding sequence ATGAACGGGGCCAGGAAGCTGCGGATAGGGCCGCTGCCCAAGGCCGAGAGCACGAAGATCACGTTCTCTTGTCAGACAAGTCTGAAGGCTGAACTTGACCGCTACGCCGCGCTGCACGCGCAGACCTATGGCGGGGCGATCGATGCAGTGACGCTGATCCCGCACATGCTGGAAGCGTTCATGGCAGGGGATCGAGCATTTGGAAGAAGACGAACGCCCCAAAGCACTTCATTGACTAAATCGCCAGACGCCTGA
- the trbE gene encoding conjugal transfer protein TrbE has protein sequence MLNLAEYRQRPALLADWLPWAGLVAPGVVLNKDGAFQRSARFRGPDLDSATQGELIATSARLNNALRRLGSGWALFIEAERRPAAHYPHSDFPEPLSWLVDEERRAAFEGSGQHFESGYHLTFVYLPPEESRARAANMLYENTPTQGVDWRERLAAFIAETDRIFDLLDGVMPEMAWLDDSRTLTYLHATVSTRRYAPSVPEVPFHLDALLADCALVGGLAPMLGDQHIRVATIRGFPTTTWPGILDDLNRLGFAYRWSTRFLCMDKAEAEKELRRLRRQWFAKRKNIVALLRETIFQQESPLVDTDASNKSADADAALQELGGDQVAFGYVTTTLTVLDADPAVANEKLRMVERVIQGRGFVTIPETLNSVEAWLSSVPGNAYANVRQPIVSTLNLAHLMPVSAVWAGPEKNVHLGGPPLIVTRTEGATPFRLVTHIGDVGHTLVAGPTGMGKSVLLATLALQFRRYPGSRVFAFDMGRSMRATVLGLGGEFYDLGADGEIAFQPLARIDREGYRTWAAEWVEGRLLQEGVAVGPEERAAIWSALLSLAGAPLEQRTLTGLSVLLQSNALRQALAPYVLGGAHGKLLDADHDRLGDADMQCFEMEELMHSKAAVLAVLGYLFARFDERFDGAPTLLILDEAWLFLDDPVFAARIRQWLKTLRKKNVSVIFATQSLADIKDSSIAPAIIESCPSRIFLPNPQAAEPQIRTIYEGFGLNTRQIEIVATAEPKRDYYYQSRLGNRLFDLDLGPATLAFVGASTPQDQNAIDTVLASAASSAQSSSPFADAWLRHRGLHWAAELLPSAPAVASLPVHP, from the coding sequence ATGCTGAACCTTGCCGAATACCGCCAGCGGCCCGCTCTGCTGGCCGACTGGCTGCCCTGGGCCGGCCTGGTGGCGCCGGGCGTCGTCTTGAACAAGGACGGAGCGTTCCAGCGCTCCGCGCGGTTTCGGGGGCCGGACCTGGACAGCGCCACGCAGGGCGAGTTGATCGCCACGTCGGCGCGGCTGAACAACGCGCTGCGCCGGCTGGGTTCGGGCTGGGCCCTGTTCATCGAGGCCGAACGGCGGCCTGCCGCGCACTATCCGCATTCCGACTTTCCGGAGCCGCTGTCCTGGCTTGTGGATGAGGAGCGCCGGGCTGCCTTTGAGGGATCGGGCCAGCACTTCGAGAGCGGCTATCACCTGACCTTCGTCTACCTTCCGCCGGAAGAGTCCCGTGCGAGGGCGGCCAATATGCTCTACGAGAACACGCCGACACAGGGCGTGGACTGGCGCGAGCGCCTGGCCGCTTTCATTGCGGAGACCGACCGCATCTTTGACCTGCTCGACGGCGTGATGCCCGAGATGGCCTGGCTCGATGACAGCCGGACGCTGACCTATCTGCACGCAACCGTATCCACACGGCGCTACGCGCCGTCGGTGCCCGAGGTTCCATTCCACCTTGATGCGCTGTTGGCCGATTGCGCACTGGTGGGCGGCCTGGCACCCATGCTGGGCGACCAGCACATCCGCGTGGCGACGATTCGGGGTTTTCCCACCACGACCTGGCCGGGGATTCTGGACGACCTCAATCGCCTGGGCTTTGCCTACCGCTGGAGCACGCGCTTCCTGTGCATGGACAAGGCGGAGGCCGAGAAGGAGCTGCGCCGCCTGCGCCGCCAGTGGTTCGCCAAGCGCAAGAACATCGTGGCGCTGCTGCGCGAGACCATCTTCCAGCAGGAGTCCCCACTGGTCGATACCGATGCCAGCAACAAGTCAGCGGACGCCGATGCGGCCCTGCAGGAGCTCGGCGGCGACCAGGTCGCTTTCGGCTACGTCACCACGACGCTGACGGTGCTCGACGCCGACCCGGCCGTGGCCAACGAAAAGCTGCGCATGGTCGAGCGTGTGATCCAGGGACGGGGCTTCGTCACCATTCCGGAAACCCTCAACTCGGTGGAAGCGTGGCTGTCGTCGGTGCCGGGCAATGCCTATGCCAATGTGCGCCAACCCATTGTCTCGACGCTGAACCTGGCGCACCTGATGCCGGTGTCTGCGGTGTGGGCCGGGCCGGAGAAGAACGTGCATCTCGGCGGGCCACCGCTGATCGTCACGCGGACCGAGGGCGCCACGCCGTTCCGGCTGGTGACACACATCGGGGACGTGGGTCACACGCTGGTGGCCGGCCCAACGGGCATGGGCAAATCAGTGCTGTTGGCCACGCTGGCCTTGCAGTTCCGGCGCTATCCCGGCTCGCGCGTCTTCGCCTTCGACATGGGGCGCTCGATGCGGGCTACGGTGCTGGGCCTCGGCGGGGAGTTCTACGACCTCGGCGCAGACGGAGAGATCGCCTTCCAGCCACTCGCGCGTATCGACCGCGAAGGCTACCGTACCTGGGCTGCCGAGTGGGTGGAAGGGAGGCTGCTTCAAGAAGGTGTGGCGGTCGGCCCCGAGGAGCGGGCCGCCATCTGGTCGGCCTTGCTCAGCCTCGCTGGCGCACCGTTGGAGCAGCGCACATTGACAGGTCTGTCGGTACTGCTGCAGTCCAATGCGCTGCGCCAGGCCTTGGCGCCCTATGTGCTCGGGGGCGCGCACGGCAAGCTGCTTGATGCGGACCATGACCGGCTGGGCGACGCCGATATGCAGTGCTTCGAGATGGAAGAGCTGATGCACAGCAAGGCCGCGGTGCTGGCCGTACTGGGCTATCTGTTCGCACGCTTCGACGAGCGGTTCGACGGAGCGCCCACGTTGCTGATCCTCGATGAAGCCTGGTTGTTCCTCGACGACCCGGTGTTCGCCGCACGCATCCGCCAGTGGCTCAAGACGCTGCGCAAGAAGAACGTCTCGGTGATTTTCGCCACGCAGAGCCTGGCGGACATCAAGGATTCGAGCATCGCGCCCGCCATCATCGAGAGCTGCCCCAGCCGCATCTTCCTGCCCAACCCGCAGGCCGCCGAGCCGCAGATCCGTACGATCTACGAGGGCTTCGGGCTGAACACCAGGCAGATCGAGATCGTCGCGACCGCTGAGCCCAAACGGGACTACTACTACCAGTCGCGCCTGGGCAATCGCCTGTTCGACCTCGACCTGGGGCCCGCCACGCTGGCTTTCGTGGGGGCCTCCACGCCACAGGACCAGAACGCCATCGACACGGTGCTGGCGTCTGCGGCTTCCTCCGCTCAATCGTCTTCGCCCTTCGCGGACGCATGGCTGCGACATCGCGGCCTGCACTGGGCCGCTGAGCTGCTGCCGTCAGCGCCTGCAGTTGCTTCCCTTCCCGTCCACCCCTAG
- a CDS encoding very short patch repair endonuclease yields MVDVVSPADRSRMMAGIQGKNTKPELIVRHMLFASGYRFRLHRRALPGAPDIVMPGRKVAVFVHGCFWHMHEGCRFAKMPATRPEFWKTKLEANVTRDRRAVENLRALGWRVLCVWECSTRDVHAAAGLQAAMSAWIEGGAQVGEIGAPSRG; encoded by the coding sequence ATGGTTGATGTCGTCTCTCCCGCTGACCGCAGCCGGATGATGGCCGGCATCCAAGGCAAGAACACCAAGCCCGAGCTGATCGTCCGCCATATGCTCTTTGCCTCGGGTTACCGCTTTAGGCTACATCGGCGCGCCCTGCCTGGCGCTCCCGACATCGTGATGCCGGGACGCAAGGTAGCCGTGTTCGTCCACGGCTGCTTCTGGCACATGCACGAGGGATGCCGATTCGCCAAGATGCCGGCTACGCGGCCGGAGTTCTGGAAGACCAAGCTCGAGGCGAATGTAACGCGCGACCGCCGCGCAGTCGAGAATCTGCGAGCTCTCGGCTGGCGGGTGCTGTGCGTTTGGGAATGTTCGACGCGCGATGTCCACGCCGCTGCGGGCCTGCAAGCCGCCATGAGCGCCTGGATCGAGGGTGGCGCTCAGGTCGGCGAGATCGGCGCGCCATCGCGAGGCTGA
- the trbJ gene encoding P-type conjugative transfer protein TrbJ has protein sequence MNLRTALVTAGVLAFAAAQPALAQRIVFDPSNYVQNTLTAIRTLEQINNQIKQLQNDARNLASMPFNAVGRLRANLATTQRLIAQAKGLAFELATMDRDFARLYPEQYAATVSGDQMYRDAQERWKNTLQGLQTTLRMQAQASQNLGEDEGVLADLVSQSQSAVGALQAMQATNQLLALQAKQSIQVQRLQITQDRAASLELARQTAAAERGREVTRRFMGTGTPYSPQATSFYGN, from the coding sequence ATGAACCTTCGTACCGCATTGGTCACCGCCGGCGTTTTGGCCTTCGCCGCCGCGCAGCCAGCCTTGGCCCAGCGCATCGTGTTTGATCCGTCTAACTATGTCCAGAACACGTTGACGGCCATCCGCACGCTGGAACAGATCAACAACCAGATCAAACAGTTGCAGAACGACGCGCGCAACCTGGCCAGCATGCCATTCAATGCGGTGGGCCGGCTGCGCGCCAACCTGGCGACCACCCAGCGCCTGATTGCGCAGGCCAAGGGGCTGGCCTTTGAGCTGGCGACCATGGACCGGGATTTCGCGCGCCTGTACCCCGAGCAGTACGCCGCAACGGTCAGTGGCGACCAGATGTACCGCGATGCGCAGGAGCGCTGGAAGAACACGCTGCAAGGCTTGCAGACCACCTTGCGCATGCAGGCACAGGCATCGCAGAACCTGGGCGAGGACGAAGGCGTGCTGGCCGATCTGGTGAGCCAGAGCCAGTCGGCGGTGGGCGCCCTGCAGGCCATGCAGGCCACGAACCAGCTGCTGGCCCTGCAGGCCAAGCAGTCCATCCAGGTGCAGCGGCTGCAGATCACTCAAGACCGGGCGGCATCGCTGGAACTGGCCCGCCAGACGGCGGCGGCCGAGCGCGGGCGGGAGGTGACGCGCAGGTTCATGGGCACGGGCACCCCGTACTCGCCGCAGGCCACCAGCTTCTACGGCAACTGA
- the trbF gene encoding conjugal transfer protein TrbF has protein sequence MRFKRPQVRYGDTPQPATPYQSAAQVWDERIGSARVQAKNWRLMAFGCLSLALLMAGGLVWRSAQSIVTPYVIEVDEAGQVRAVGEAATPYRPSDAQVAYHLGRFIGLVRSLSIDPIVVRQNWLDAYDYTTDKGAVVLNDYARVNDPFTRIGKESVSVQITSVVRASDASFNVRWTEQRFVNGAPAGTERWNAVVSTVLQAPRTEQRLRKNPLGIYVNGLSWSRELDANEGAK, from the coding sequence ATGCGATTCAAACGACCGCAGGTGCGCTATGGCGATACGCCGCAGCCTGCTACCCCTTACCAATCGGCCGCCCAGGTCTGGGACGAGCGCATTGGCTCGGCCCGCGTGCAGGCAAAGAACTGGCGGCTGATGGCCTTTGGCTGCCTGTCGCTGGCGCTGCTGATGGCCGGTGGCCTGGTCTGGCGCTCGGCGCAGTCCATCGTCACCCCCTATGTGATCGAGGTGGACGAGGCCGGGCAGGTGCGCGCGGTGGGCGAGGCTGCCACGCCCTACCGACCGAGCGATGCCCAGGTGGCCTACCACCTGGGGCGCTTCATCGGCCTCGTGCGTTCGCTGTCCATCGATCCCATCGTGGTGCGGCAGAACTGGCTCGACGCTTATGACTACACCACTGACAAGGGCGCGGTTGTGCTCAACGACTACGCACGGGTGAATGACCCGTTCACCCGCATCGGCAAGGAGTCGGTGTCGGTGCAGATCACCAGCGTGGTCCGGGCGAGCGATGCCTCGTTCAACGTGCGCTGGACGGAGCAGCGCTTTGTCAACGGTGCGCCCGCCGGCACGGAGCGCTGGAACGCCGTGGTTTCCACGGTGCTGCAAGCCCCACGTACCGAGCAGCGGCTGCGCAAGAACCCATTGGGCATCTATGTCAACGGCCTGTCGTGGAGCCGGGAGCTGGATGCCAACGAAGGAGCCAAATGA
- a CDS encoding TrbI/VirB10 family protein, whose amino-acid sequence MSQDDAPVLATPQAGKVAPEAVALRAQPRPVTRLNRRTLAMLTGGLSVAVLGAMIWSLQPHRRGAGEQTELFNVDRVSKSEGLDQLPSDYSKLRKVPELGPPLPGDLGPAIVKSQQPVYGPPGHDPEDALRKEAEAAAASSVFFRSASQRTAAAPAGQAAAAPNTLAAGLAGFDPLAAGLASTAAQPSDPTAVQNRQDQKEGFQKAGTTETRNSGNLQMPASPYQVMAGTVISAALVTGIKSDLPGDVIATVTEPVYDTATGKFLLIPQGSRILGKYNSQVSYGQSRVQMVWNRVILPDTSSLTLDNLVGTDPAGYAGLEEGVDRHWGRILAGAALTTLLGMGAELAAPENRQDGNRIVIAGRDSVQDSVNQIGQEITRRNMNIQPTLTARPGLRVRIIVNRDLVLREYQPMFFNRGTAK is encoded by the coding sequence ATGAGCCAGGACGACGCACCCGTTCTCGCCACGCCGCAAGCAGGCAAGGTGGCACCTGAAGCCGTAGCGCTGCGCGCCCAGCCCCGCCCGGTGACACGCTTGAACCGGCGCACGCTGGCCATGTTGACCGGTGGCCTGTCGGTCGCCGTGCTCGGCGCCATGATCTGGTCGCTGCAGCCGCATCGGCGCGGCGCTGGCGAGCAGACCGAGTTGTTCAACGTGGACCGCGTCTCGAAGTCGGAAGGACTGGACCAGCTTCCATCTGACTACTCGAAACTGCGGAAGGTGCCTGAACTGGGGCCACCGCTGCCGGGCGATCTGGGACCGGCCATCGTGAAGTCCCAACAGCCTGTGTACGGGCCACCCGGACACGACCCCGAGGACGCGCTGCGCAAGGAAGCGGAGGCGGCAGCGGCTTCATCGGTGTTCTTCCGCTCGGCCAGCCAGCGTACTGCTGCTGCACCTGCAGGGCAGGCTGCCGCCGCACCGAACACCCTGGCAGCCGGCTTGGCAGGCTTCGACCCGCTCGCGGCGGGGCTTGCCTCGACGGCGGCCCAGCCTTCCGATCCAACGGCTGTGCAGAACCGGCAGGACCAGAAAGAGGGATTCCAGAAAGCCGGAACTACGGAAACCCGCAATTCCGGCAATCTGCAGATGCCGGCGTCCCCCTACCAGGTCATGGCAGGGACGGTGATCTCTGCAGCGCTGGTGACGGGCATCAAGTCCGACCTGCCGGGCGATGTGATTGCCACGGTGACGGAGCCGGTCTACGACACGGCCACGGGAAAATTCCTGCTGATCCCACAGGGCTCACGCATCCTTGGCAAGTACAACAGTCAGGTGAGCTATGGGCAGAGCAGGGTGCAGATGGTGTGGAACCGCGTCATCCTGCCCGATACCTCGTCGCTGACGTTGGACAACCTCGTGGGCACTGATCCGGCGGGCTATGCCGGGCTGGAGGAAGGCGTGGACCGGCACTGGGGGCGCATCCTGGCGGGTGCGGCGCTGACCACGCTGCTGGGCATGGGGGCCGAGCTGGCCGCGCCCGAGAACCGGCAGGATGGAAACCGCATCGTCATTGCCGGGCGCGATAGTGTGCAGGACAGCGTGAACCAGATTGGGCAGGAGATCACCCGGCGCAACATGAACATCCAGCCGACGCTCACGGCGCGGCCTGGGCTGCGGGTTCGGATCATCGTGAACCGGGACCTTGTGCTGCGGGAGTACCAGCCGATGTTCTTCAACCGTGGAACTGCGAAATGA
- the trbG gene encoding P-type conjugative transfer protein TrbG: MNPLKLLSRICAFVVVAILSACATPGKPPPTIALDEPVQASPLPELPKPVEVVEVPKVLPMPAQMKPLGDGEVKAPPESPDERQRVSRANAEARVAPTREGFVNAIQVWPFTDGALYQVYAAVGRVTVISLQMGEELVTVAAGDTVRWIVGDTSSGAGDALRVNVMVKPIRSGLKTNLVITTNRRTYLVELTSTEKAWMASVSWEYPKDKMLALQRQAQAASAAAPVESGLTLEKIRFRYAVSGSNPPWKPLRAFDDGEKVYIQFPQGIAQGELPPLFVIGAQGDGQLVNYRFRAPYYIVDRLFGAAELRLGGDKGEVVRIERTDGKRGG; encoded by the coding sequence ATGAATCCCTTGAAACTGCTTTCTCGCATCTGTGCATTCGTGGTCGTCGCAATCCTGTCGGCTTGCGCCACGCCAGGTAAGCCCCCGCCGACCATCGCGCTCGACGAGCCAGTTCAGGCCAGTCCACTGCCCGAGCTGCCCAAGCCGGTCGAAGTGGTGGAGGTGCCGAAGGTGCTGCCGATGCCCGCGCAGATGAAGCCACTGGGGGATGGCGAGGTCAAGGCGCCGCCCGAGTCCCCCGATGAAAGGCAACGGGTCTCACGCGCCAACGCCGAGGCGCGTGTCGCGCCCACGCGCGAGGGCTTTGTCAACGCGATCCAGGTCTGGCCCTTCACCGATGGTGCGCTGTACCAGGTCTATGCGGCCGTGGGGCGCGTGACGGTGATCTCGCTGCAGATGGGCGAGGAATTGGTAACGGTGGCCGCTGGCGACACGGTGCGCTGGATCGTGGGTGACACCTCCAGCGGCGCGGGCGATGCGCTGCGCGTCAACGTGATGGTCAAGCCGATCCGCTCGGGGCTCAAGACCAACCTGGTCATCACGACCAACCGCAGGACCTACCTGGTCGAGCTGACTTCGACCGAGAAGGCCTGGATGGCCTCGGTGTCCTGGGAGTACCCGAAGGACAAGATGCTGGCCCTGCAGCGCCAGGCGCAGGCGGCCAGCGCTGCGGCGCCGGTGGAGTCTGGCTTGACACTGGAGAAGATCCGTTTTCGCTATGCGGTGAGCGGCAGCAACCCGCCGTGGAAGCCGCTGCGAGCCTTCGATGATGGCGAGAAGGTCTATATCCAGTTCCCGCAGGGCATCGCACAAGGCGAGCTGCCCCCGCTGTTTGTGATCGGAGCGCAGGGGGATGGGCAACTGGTGAACTACCGGTTTCGCGCACCGTACTACATCGTGGATCGGCTGTTCGGCGCAGCGGAGTTGCGCCTGGGTGGCGACAAGGGCGAGGTGGTGCGGATCGAGCGCACGGATGGCAAGCGGGGAGGCTGA
- the trbL gene encoding P-type conjugative transfer protein TrbL, whose protein sequence is MNDVTVIDRFLNTFSRYIDSGFGLLQGEVAFLTATLIVIDMTLAGLFWAMGHASGQGEDVLTKLLRKVLYVGAFAYIIGNFNMLAGIVFRSFAGLGLTASGSSLSMGNFLQPGRLAKAGIDAGTPILKQINDLAGFPEVFVNLAPIVVLFIAWFIVVLSFFVLAVQLFVTLIEFKLTTLAGFVLVPFALWNKTAFLAEKVLGNVVSSGIKVLVLAVIVGIGSGLFAEFRVHPSEPSLDHALVIMLASLSLLALGIFGPGIATGLVSGGPQLGAGAMAGAAVGAAGAAVALGAAAAGVGGAVAAGARMAPGAARLAGNGARGAKAAFDEGSAAAGGGVRGAAAGVGNVAKAGAQAAGQKVADGARSLKERAAAAFRPEDAASTSSSAAAESNAPAAATEQPAWAKRLHRRQQLTHAATAAAHSLRGGDGGGSSQGPSLRPDE, encoded by the coding sequence ATGAACGACGTGACGGTCATCGATCGTTTTCTCAATACCTTCTCGCGCTACATCGACTCGGGGTTCGGGCTGCTGCAGGGGGAAGTGGCGTTCTTGACGGCTACGCTGATCGTCATTGATATGACGCTGGCGGGGCTGTTCTGGGCGATGGGCCATGCCAGCGGCCAGGGTGAGGACGTTCTCACCAAACTGCTGCGCAAGGTGCTGTATGTGGGGGCCTTCGCCTACATCATCGGCAACTTCAACATGCTCGCGGGGATCGTCTTCCGGTCTTTCGCGGGACTGGGGCTTACGGCCAGCGGCTCGTCCCTGAGCATGGGTAATTTTCTGCAGCCAGGGCGGCTCGCGAAAGCGGGCATCGACGCGGGAACGCCCATCCTCAAGCAGATCAACGACCTGGCCGGCTTCCCCGAAGTGTTCGTCAATCTCGCGCCCATCGTGGTGCTTTTCATTGCGTGGTTCATCGTCGTCTTGAGCTTCTTCGTGCTGGCGGTGCAGCTTTTCGTGACGCTAATCGAGTTCAAGCTGACGACACTTGCGGGCTTCGTGCTGGTGCCGTTCGCGCTCTGGAACAAGACGGCGTTCCTCGCGGAGAAGGTGCTGGGCAATGTGGTGTCCTCGGGCATCAAGGTGCTGGTTTTGGCGGTGATCGTGGGCATCGGCTCGGGGCTATTCGCCGAGTTCCGGGTGCATCCCAGTGAGCCGTCCCTCGACCATGCGTTGGTCATCATGCTGGCGTCACTTAGCTTGCTGGCACTCGGGATCTTTGGGCCTGGGATAGCGACGGGGCTGGTCTCTGGAGGCCCGCAGCTTGGCGCGGGAGCCATGGCCGGCGCGGCGGTGGGAGCTGCAGGCGCTGCCGTTGCCCTAGGGGCTGCCGCAGCCGGTGTTGGCGGTGCGGTGGCTGCTGGGGCTCGCATGGCACCCGGAGCAGCCCGGCTTGCGGGCAACGGTGCGCGCGGCGCCAAGGCGGCCTTCGACGAAGGCTCCGCGGCTGCGGGCGGTGGCGTCCGGGGTGCTGCGGCCGGCGTGGGCAACGTCGCCAAGGCCGGCGCGCAAGCCGCCGGGCAGAAGGTAGCGGATGGAGCGCGTTCGCTGAAGGAGCGCGCGGCTGCCGCGTTCCGGCCTGAGGACGCTGCCTCGACATCCAGCAGCGCTGCCGCCGAAAGCAATGCCCCGGCCGCAGCCACCGAGCAGCCGGCATGGGCCAAGCGCCTGCATCGCCGGCAGCAGCTTACCCATGCCGCCACGGCCGCCGCTCACTCGCTGCGCGGTGGGGACGGCGGCGGCTCCAGCCAGGGGCCCAGCTTGCGTCCTGATGAATGA